A stretch of Brassica napus cultivar Da-Ae chromosome C6, Da-Ae, whole genome shotgun sequence DNA encodes these proteins:
- the BNAC06G30070D gene encoding uncharacterized protein BNAC06G30070D, with protein MNHWAVQPNAFGDQSVVVCPKPRRIALRNPSLYHHPARSLRCYFSHQQVEVCESEAETDILDIILTKDGYGTEQVQAQVLDSPSPFLCGSPPSRVANPLTQDARFRDELSLVSSSISTPLGQPQSSSGRKGGCVRGSFGSSPAVRIEGFDCLDRDSRNCSIPALA; from the exons ATGAACCACTGGGCGGTCCAGCCAAACGCTTTCGGTGATCAGAGTGTTGTTGTCTGCCCAAAACCACGTCGGATTGCTCTCCGTAACCCTTCCCTCTACCACCATCCCGCTCGTTCTCTCCGTTGTTACTTCAG TCATCAACAAGTGGAGGTGTGTGAATCCGAGGCAGAGACTGATATCTTAGATATCATACTCACAAAG GATGGTTATGGTACGGAACAAGTTCAGGCTCAGGTATTAGACTCGCCGTCCCCGTTTTTATGTGGGTCGCCGCCGAGCAGAGTCGCTAACCCTTTAACCCAGGATGCTCGTTTCAGAGATGAACTCTCACTGGTCTCTTCATCGATCTCGACTCCGCTAGGCCAACCTCAGTCCTCCTCAGGTAGGAAAGGAGGATGTGTTAGAGGCAGTTTTGGTAGCAGCCCAGCGGTTAGGATTGAAGGGTTCGATTGCCTCGACAGGGACAGTAGAAACTGCAGCATCCCTGCCTTGGCATGA
- the BNAA07G27170D gene encoding uncharacterized protein BNAA07G27170D: MKRQREEMKEEGTDSSLATAAMAVAVAAAVAEEDKLWCGGVVEEMTWSTVWLPFWDVEFVGRNYNLLFSDVAWDDDIWNLKNLTHSS, translated from the coding sequence ATGAAGAGACAGAGAGAGGAGATGAAGGAAGAGGGGACTGACTCATCATTGGCTACTGCAGCCATGGCAGTTGCGGTTGCTGCAGCGGTAGCGGAGGAGGATAAATTGTGGTGCGGCGGAGTGGTGGAGGAGATGACGTGGAGCACCGTGTGGCTGCCTTTTTGGGACGTTGAGTTTGTTGGAAGAAACTATAACTTGTTGTTCAGTGATGTTGCTTGGGACGATGATATTTGGAACCTCAAGAACCTAACTCATTCCTCATAG